AAGCATGACGATCCCAATACAGAACAAAGTGACCGTAACCGCCTTGTACACTCGTTCCTGTGCCAATCGGAGGCGGAATAACACAACATCGTCCTTACCACGAATCATCGCCAGCACTGCACCGACTAGAACAGCGAAAGTCGTTGTCTTAATCCCTCCACCTGTCGACCCAGGAGAAGCACCGATAAACATCAGAATGATGATGAAAAATTGCGTCGCTTGACGAAATTCCGTAACATCAACTGTAGTAACTCCTCCTGAACGAGTGGTGACCGATTGGAATAGCGATACGAGCAATTTATGACCAAACCCGGTATCTCCCACAGATCGCCCATTCGTGTATTCAAATATGAAAATAACAAGTGTGCCGACAACGATCAAAATAGCTGTTACACTAAGCACCACTTTGGTATGTAATGAAAACCTTTGTTTTTTGCGCCAATCGAACAAATCCGCAAGCACGATAAAACCAAAGCCACCGAGAATAATGAGTGCCATTGAAACGATATTCATATATACATCCGACGAGTAAGCTGAGAAGCTTTTGAATTCACCCGACAAATCAAATCCGGCATTATTGAAAATAGAAATGGAGTGAAACACACCATGATACAAAGCTTTTCCTACAGGCATATCGAACATAAAACGGATAAAAAACAAAATGGCACCAACAGTTTCAAGAGCCAATGCATAAACAATGACTTTTCTAACGAGTCTAACTAAGCCTTCAATACTTCCTTGATTAAGTGACTCCTGTAAAATAAGCCTTTCCTTAAGAGATATTTTTCTCCTGAGGATAAGAGCAAACAGTGTGGCAACTGTCATGAAGCCGATTCCGCCGATCTGGATGAGCAGAAGAATAACCCAGTGACCGAAGGTGGAAAAGTAAGTTCCCGTATCAAATACGACTAACCCCGTCACACACATGGCAGAGGTGGAAGTAAATAAGGCATCTATAAAGGACATCGATTGTCCGCTTATGGAAGCGATCGGCAGGCGTAGCAGCTGTGCGCCTATAAAAATAATGAATGCAAAACCCATAAGGAGTGTTCTCGGTGGAGAAACACTGAACCATCGAACGACTTTTCTAAACAAGAAGGTCACCTCTAACTACAAATTCATACCAAATTCATACACACTTTCTGAATCACCAAAAAACACTGGAACCCCAGTGCTTCGATTTCGCACATGATTCCCATTCGTATAGCCTACGAGGTTAGCTGTCGGGTTCGGGCTCGAACAGGCTGCCCTATCCAATGTTAAGTAAACACAATTGGAATTCACCCCGGGATCTCCGAATACAATTGAACTTGTACACGTGATTGTTTGGTTCCCCCGTTTTCAATAACATGAAATTCGGCTATTCATTAAATGAACTTGAAGTCGATTTAAGACGTACCTACGAATTATATTCTTTCCCTGTGTGGGGGACAACGTCAGAATGAGGGCAAACCTAGCCATCTAGACGATTAAATGGAGAGCAACCCACATGTTCAGCCCTCGCACGATGATTATCGCTCGCTTTCCTTTCATTTTCGTCGAAAATGAGAGATACTTGATGGAAATTAAGGTAGTAGTTAGCTAGAACCAACTGTATACGTTTACTTGAGCTTCTTTTGCAAAGGGAGAGATGATTTTTGAACTCACTTACTTCAAATCAATTGGATAGACGCTGGATATGGGCAGCTACCGTTGGACTAATCCTATTCTTGCTTATACAAGTATTCCCCGTTACCGGGCAATTGTTTACAACTGAAATCCAAAACGTGATGACACGATCTGAAGCAAAAAATAAAGCATTAGATTTGGCAGCTTCAAAATTCGGAATTAAGTCTGAACAAGTGCAGGAAGCAACTGTGACCCATTTGTCTGATAGCAACGCTGTAGCCTATTTATCCAAGTATAATTTCATGAAAACAGCCGATAAGCTCTGGACCCAAGCTACGCCAACGGACGTTTACGCCGTAAAGCTGCTGTTGAAAGATAGTCAGGATGCTTTACTGATTTCGCTCAATATGGAAAATGGAAAGCTTGTTGCTTGGAAGTTTGTTGGTAACAACGAACTCAATTCTGTAAGCTCTCGCTCAAAAGCGAATATTACCGATGAATCCGTCAGCTCTGCCCTACAATATGCTGAATTCTGGGGAATTCCAGCGGCTGAATGGACATGGGATGAAAGTCGTTCTGACAAGAGCAGCATGACATTCCTATCCCGTGAAGGCAACATCGGTGAAACACAGCTATGGCTGAAGGTTGTTGTTCCCGAAGGATTTAGCGCTCTTAAATCATCCAATCCCCCTTGGATTGGAGGCTCAATTGAATACGGAGTGGACTTACCCAAATCCTTTACCTCTTACTTAAAAAACCAAGAAAGCTTAGCTTCAAAGCTATCTATGTACGGATTTATTTTACCGCAGATCATTCTGTTCGTTCTCGCTATCATCTATGTGGGAAGTTATGGTGGCCAAACTTCTTATCTGAGAGGAATATTCCTTTCTGCTGTATATTTTGTGCTTTATGCAGGTATTACGTTTAACATGGTTCCAGGTTTAAGGGCTAGCCTATGGAAATCCGGGAATATCAGTGTTGACGTGAACACGGCGATAATCATTACAAGTATTATTATGTATGGTGCTATGGCTGTTCTCACCTATTTCTCCGCTGTTGCAGGAGACGGCTTGTGGAAATCTATGGGACATTCTCTTTGGCCAAGGTGGAAAGAAGCAGGCTACGGTATCACGGTGCTTAAAAGTATGCGAGTAGGTTATTTCTTGGCTTTTATCCTTCTCGGAGCGCAATCCCTTATTTTATTGATTTTGGAGAAAACGTTAGGCTCGTTCTCCTCTTCGGATGCATCCCAGTCTATGTACAATATGACTATTCCATTGTTACTTCCTTTACTCGCATGGTGTGCGGGTATATCAGAAGAGCTCCAAAGCCGTTTGTTAGGTATCGGCTTATTCCGTAAATGGCTCGTCGGAGGTGCGCGAAAAATACTTGGTCGAGAGCCGTCGCGAAGAACCGCGGTCACTCTTACACTTATAGCGATGATTCCACCGGGTTTGTTGTGGGCTATGGGTCATGTCGGTTATGCGATTTATCCCGTCTATACTCGTCTTATAGAGCTCGTTATTATGGCTATTCTGTTTGGTTGGTTTATGCTGCGTTTTGGCATTATGACAGTGATTTTTGCCCATGTTACACTCGACGCCATATTGATGGGCATGCAGATGATGTTCGATGGTCTCCCAGGCGATTTCTTCGCCGGAGCATTCAGCCTTATCATGCCAGGGCTAGCTGGAATAGTTATCTGGTGGCTTCATGGTGTAATTAAAGGGAAGCCCAAGCCTACGGCTGTTTAGAGTAATTAGGCTGAGTTCCTCCTTTCAGTTACCGTCACTCTCTGTAGCCTTTCCCACCGCCATCTTTTTGACAAATTAGATTGCCGGCTGTAGCTAGCTTAGCTCGTGGGAGTTCCAGAAGGGTTTTTAATGTTTGACCACAAACGAAAATTTAACATTTGCGCGCTGGCTGGGGTGTTAGTGAACGGTGGGTTCTCTATTGTTACTTTTTTCTCGCTGGCGGGAGTCTTAGTGAACGGTGGGTTCTCTATTGTTACTTTTTTCGCGCTGGCGGGGGTGTTAGTGAACGGTGGGTTCTCTATTGCCACTTTTTTCGCGCTGGCGGGGGTGTTAGTGAACGGTGGGTTCTCTATTGTCACTTTTTTCGCGCTGGCGGGGGTGTTAGTGAACGGTGGGTTCTCTATTATTACTTTTTTCGCGCTGGCGCGGGTGTTAGTGAACGGTGGGTTCTCTATTGTCACTTTTTTCGCGCTGGCGGGGTCTTAGTGGATAAGAAGCTGCACATAATTACTTATGTGACAGCTCCTATTGTTAAACACTCTGTATATTACTCAACGTTCAAAGCTTCGAGAATGCGAGTAGCGAGGGCTTCGCCAATGGATACAGCCTTGAAGTCATCAATAGCTGCTTCCTTAATCGCCTTTAATGAGCCGAAATGACTCAGAAGCTGCTTACGTCTCTTCTCCCCGATACCAGGAATCGAATCCAGCTTAGATGCAATCATCGACTTAGCCCGCTTCTCACGGTGAAAGGTGATCGCGAAACGGTGAACCTCATCTTGAATTCTTTGAAGCAAATAAAACTCTTGGCTGTCACGTGGCAATGGAACTACTTCAGGTGGATCCCCGACGAGCAACTGTGCTGTCCTATGCTTGGCATCTTTAGCTAAACCGCACACGGGGACGTTCATGCCAAGCTCATTAGTAAGCACATCCAGTACGGATGCAATATGACCTTTACCGCCATCCACCACGATGAGATCCGGTAACGACTGCCCTTCCTTGAGCACCCTTTCATACCGACGACGCACAACTTCTCTCATTGTTTCGTAGTCATCAGGTCCTTGCACGGTTTTTACATTATATTTACGGTACTCCTTCTTGTCAGGCTTACCGTTTGTAAATACGACCATCGCCGACACTGGTGATGACCCCTGCATGTTCGAGTTATCGAACGCCTCGATCCTATTAGCACTTGGAATACCAATCCAATTGGCTAACCCTTCAACGGCCTTCACAGTGCGTGATTCGTCCCGTTCAATTAACCGAAACTTTTCCTCTAGTGCAACTCGAGAATTATCGCAGGCCATTGTAATAAGATGACGCTTTGTCCCTCTTCTAGGAACAGCTACCTTAATTTTAAGCCAACGGCGCAAAGATTCTCCAACCTCTGCTGCTTCTCCCTCCTCAACGGAGTCCTCCGTCACAGCACCGTCTCCATAAGCTTCTCTTTCCTCAGCGACAGCTAACGGCAACACTTTTGCTCCTTCTGACTCAAGATCAGCTAACGGCAACACTTCTGCGCTGTCTGACTCACGACCAGCTAACGGCAACACCGCTGCACTGTCTACCGCAGAGCCCTCAGTTGGCTGCTCTCCTCCTGCTTCGGGTGGTGGCGGTAGAAGCATCTCACGAGGGAGCGCAGGGTTATCGCTATAATATTGAGTAACATAGCTTAGAAAGTCCTCGTAGGCTTCACCATAGTACGGGAAAACTGATGCATGTCGTTGAATCATTTTACCTTGGCGCATATATAGAATTTGTACGCACATCCAACCTTTATCAACCGCATAGCCAAACACATCCCGATCCATCGCATCGCTCATGTTGATCGTCTGCTTTTCCATTAGAGCTTCAATAGCCACGATCTGGTCACGATACTCCCTGGCCCTTTCAAACTCCAGCCCTTCGGCAGCAACTTCCATCTTATGCTTGAGATCCTTCTTGATTTCTGTATGGCCTCCATTTAGAAACCGAGAAATCTCGCCAATCATCTCGTCGTAAACGGACTGTTCTACCGGATATTCGCATGGCGCCACGCATTGCCCTAAATGATAATAAAGACATACCTTCTCCGGCAATGTATTGCATTTACGCAAAGGGTACAACCTATCCAGTAGCTTCTTCGTCTCCTGAGCCGCGTAAGCGTTCGGATAAGGGCCGAAATACTTCCCTTTATCCTTAACGATCCTCCGGGTAACCTCAAGCTTAGGATGAGCCTCGTGCGTTATTTTGAGATAAGGGAAAGACTTATCGTCCTTCAGCAGTACATTATAACGTGGAAAATGCTCTTTAATAAGATTACACTCAAGAATTAGCGATTCCGTATTGCTTGCTGTGACGATATATTCGAAGTCTCGGATTTCCGAAACCAGCTTTTGTGTTTTACCATCGTGGCTTCCAGAAAAATAAGAACGCACACGATTTTTCAGCACCTTAGCCTTACCTACGTAGATAATTTTTCCTTCTTCATTTTTCATTAAATAGCAGCCTGGCTGATCAGGAAGAAGGGCTAGCTTATGACGAATGTTTTCCATCGCCTTATCACGATCAATGATTGGTGGCAGGATGTCCATGTTCGACACCTCCTATAGACATAGCCGGGTCAGAACACCCGTTCCTCCCATTGTAGCACAGCAGCGAGCTCAATGGTTTCACTGAATTACACGATGTCGCAAACTTGTCACCAGCACAATGAAGGAATACTTTACAACAAAAAGAAATGTTGGTTATACTATAGTTATCGAATGTGTCAGGAGGCTTCCCAATGGAAAACGTTACAGATCCCCGGCAGCACATCAACGAAGAGCCGCGCGATGATTTAATGGACACAGCTATCGGCTTTGGAGTCATGTTTGGCTTCATGTTCGTTGTATTTACTGCAGCGGTTGTTATTAAATTCGTTATTACTTAAGAATCGTACAAGAAGGGCTGCCCATAACTATGGGCAGCCTGTTTGCTTTTTCCACTAATATTCCATTAATAATAATCACACAAAAATGGCGCTGGAATAGTGAAGCGCACCCCCTGAATTTCATCGGATTAACCTTACAGGTTTCCAAAGCTAATTCCAAGAGGGTACTTCACAATTCCTGCACCACTATTTTTAAAGCATTATTAATACGGTTTATGCTTCATTTTGACGTTGATTGACTACGCGTATGGAGGAATCATCGTAACGCTTGCGTTCCTTACGCTCAATCTGAACGATTCTGCCATCATGAACAACGATATTGACTTCTCCATACTCCAATCCATTGACCTGCTCAGCTATGCGGCCCAGCCAACGGTCATCCACCTCTACCGGTTTCGCCATTTCGTTACCCTCCCATTTCATTCCATTGTTAAAATCAGCTTTCGTGTTGTTCGCTCATACGACTTTCTAGAATCGATTTAACTACTAGAGTTATAATGGCTAACAGCATCAACATAGAAGCTACAGCGAAAGCTGCACTAAATTGGTACTCGTTGTAAACAATTTCAATATGCAGTGGCAATGTATTGGTTTCTCCTCGAATGTGACCAGATACGACGGATACAGCTCCAAATTCCCCCATCGCCCGAGCATTACAGAGAATCATTCCATACAATAGACCCCATTTAATGTTAGGCAGCGTAACCTTGAAGAATACTCTCCAGCCACGCGCACCCAAGCTAACTGCTGCTTCTTCATCTTGAACTCCCTGAGCCTCCATAAGCGGGATAAGCTCTCTAGCCACAAAGGGAAAGGTAACGAACATTGTAGCAAGGACAATACCTGGCGTAGCGAAAATAATATTAATGTTGTGCTCGTCGAGCCAAGGGCCTAAGAAGCCTTGAGCACCAAACAGAAGCACGTAGATAAGTCCGCTCACTACAGGAGATACTGCAAACGGAAGATCGATTAAAGTAATGAGCAGGTTTTTGCCTCGAAATTTGAATTTCGTAATGGCCCAAGCAGCCGCTACCCCAAAAATCGTATTAAGTGGAACCGCGATCCCTGCCGTTATTAGTGTTAGCCTAAGAGCTGCCATTGCATCTGGATCAGAAAGTGCATCTACGTAAGCATGCCACCCCTTGCGAAATGATTCTGCAATAACAGATATCATTGGAAGAATCACAATGAGTCCAAGAAACAAAAGAGCAATAACTATTAATGTGTTGCGAACTGCTTTTGACTCTGTGAGATGAGGCCTAACCGGCAAGCTCTTTTTCCCTGAGCGGGGGTTCGTTACAATTCCTGCCATATCACTCAACCTCCTTTAACGCTGCGCAGGCGGCGATTACTCCACCTTTGCAAAACATTGATTAACAGCAGCAGTACGAATGAAATCAGAAGGAGCACGACGGCTACTGCCGCTGCCTCGCCATACTGATACTGTTCTAGCTTTGTAATGATCAGCAATGGCGCAATTTCGGTTTTCATTGGCATGTTTCCTGAGATGAATACGACCGAGCCGTATTCCCCAATTCCACGAGCGAACGCCAATGCAAAGCCAGTTAGTAAAGGTGGAATTAAATCCGGCAGGATAATCTTAAAGAATGTCCTAGCTCGGTAAGAGCCCAGTAGCACAGCCGCTTCTTCCATATCAGATTCCATGTCCTGCAAAATCGGCTGAACCGTTCGAACAACGAAAGGAATTCCGATAAAGATGAGGGCAAGTGTTATTCCGATAGGAGTATAAGCAACCTTAACGCCTAAAGGCTCCAATAGCGATCCAACCCAGCCCTTAGGCGCGTAGATCGTTGTCAAAGCGATACCTGCAACAGCTGTCGGAAGCGCGAATGGCAAATCAATGAGACCATCAACGATTCTTTTACCTGGAAACTTGTATCTAACAAGCACCCAAGCTAGCAGCAGACCAAATACTAGATTCACTAAAGCCGCGAAGAATGCAGTCGTTAAGCTTAGCCTGTAGGAGGCCACGACCCTAGGATCGGAAACAGTGTCCCACCACTCCGAGGGGGAAAGGTCAGCCGACTTGATAACAAGCGCAGCCAACGGTATGAGTACGATCAAACTTAGATATAGGACTGAAAATCCCAAAGTGATCGATAACCCAGGTAATACCCTATCTTTTTTACGAAGTAATGTCATTTGCCCGCCTAAACTCCTCTTCCCGGCCCAATGTTAGGAACCCGGTTTATATATTTGGTCAAACGTTCCACCATCTGAGAAATGCTTAGCTTGTGCTTCTTTCCAGCCACCGAAGTCATCGTCTATTGTCAGCAAATTCAATTCGGCGAATTGATCCTTGTACTTGTCTACAACGGATTGAAGACGCGGTCTGTAAAAGTTTTTGGCTGCAATTTCCTGACCTTGCTCTGTATAAAGATACTTGAGATATTCTTCTGCAGCTGCACGAGTACCTTTCTTGTCTACATTCTTATCAACGATCGCAACAGGGGGTTCAGCCAATATGCTGATTGAAGGCGTAACGATTTCAAACTTATCACCGAATTCCTTAATCGCCAGATAAGCTTCGTTCTCCCATGCCAGCAGCACATCTCCGATTCCTTTTTCTACGAAGGTTGCCGTTGATCCGCGTGCTCCCGTATCCAGAACAGGTACGTTATTGAACAGTTTCTTTATAAAATCAAGCGTCTGCGGCTCATCATAACCTAATGTCTTAGTTGCATAGCCCCAAGCCGCTAGGTAATTCCAGCGAGCTCCGCCAGATGTCTTCGGATTCGGAGTAATGACTTGCGTGCCTTCCTTGATCAAATCTCCCCAGTCCTTGATTCCTTTGGGATTGCCTTTACGAACAAGGAATACAATGGTTGAAGTATAAGGAGTGCTGTTTTGTTCAAAAGATTTCTGCCAGTCGGCCTTTAGCTGACCCTTCTCCGCTATAGCATCAATGTCATAACCAAGTGCTAAGGTAACAACGTCCGCCGGTAAGCCATCTATAACAGAACGGGCTTGTTTGCCTGAACCGCCATGGGATTGCTTAATCGTAATTTTACCGCCTGTTTTTTCTTTCCAATATAGTGCAAAGCTCTTATTAAACTCTTCATATAGTTCGCGTGTCGGGTCGTACGAAACGTTCAGTAGCTCAATTGGATCAGGTACTTTTCCAGACTCATTTGCACTTGGACTAGCTCCGGAGTTAGATGAAGATTCATTATTGCTATTACTTTTCGATCCGCAAGCAGACAACACAGCGACTAGCAATGTCATAATCAGAATCACGCGGAGGTTTTTAAATGTTTTCATTTTCATACACCCCTCAATATTGGTAAACAAGTACTCTTTGACTCCGGATGGCCAACCCGGTCGCCTATTCAATTAAATCCTACCCGTTTTATAATTCCTACCTGTTTAGTTGGTATTGGAGCAATAATAACAGGTGACATTGCTTACTGTCAATAACTGCTATAATAAAAATTGATAAATAATTTTTTCCAAATAAAATGTCTTCTTCTCTTTCGTTAGATGGAACATTAATTTCAGAAAAAGTTAGCGAAATTTTGCATCATATAACGCAAAAAAACTCCCCAAATTCAGAGAGTTTTTCTATATTTATGAACCTCTATGATTCCTACCTCGCACATGAACAATATCAACAAAGGGACGAACACGATCCATTAGCCGTTGCCCCTTATGTAGCTCTTCGCCTTCCTTGTGAGTGAAGCTAAAGTGTCTCTCCAAATCATCTAGCTCATGATTCGAGGTGTAGAAGGTCGGCTTGCGGTTCATTCGGTGGTTAAGGATAGCTCCAAGCACGTGATCCCTCACCCAAGGGGTTAGATTCTCAGCTCCGATGTCGTCAAAGACGAGCAGATCTGCATCCTTCATCAGAGTAATCGTTTCTTTTAGCTTCTGTGGCTCGAACATAAGTGCTTTCGCATCTTCCACGAACTCTGGCATATAAACAATTACACTTGAGTAGCCTTCTTTGGCTAGCTTTTGCAGCAAATAGCCAGCTAGGTACGTTTTCCCGGTTCCAAAATCGCCCTGTAAATATAAGCCTTGCTTCTGTAAGCCTTGATTGATTGTCGTCCGAACGTAATTTTGCAATTGATTGACGGCCAATGCTCGATTAGCATCCAACCGGATAATTTCTTCTTCGTCGTATTGCTCTCCTAGAATCGCCTCGTCAACGTAAAAGCTCGTCATCCTACGACGAATTTGCTGCTGCTGCTCATTGGCTGTCCACTTCGAGCATGCCGTCTTATAATCGTTCAGCTGCCAACGCCCGTTCATTTGCACACAATTAATTCCCGTAGAATGACCTTGCATATCATTCGGACAAAGAGCTAATCCTGGGCATGCCTTACAATTACGATATTCCGTCGTCATCTGGTATAAACGGTTTAAATTAGTCCTCAGTACCGCTTCATCTAGCTCAGGATACCGGGATCGCAGCTTAAGAACAAGCGGATCATTCAATACCTGATCTGCAATCCGCTCCGCGTTTCCTAATCCCCCGATTGGTGGCATTCGGCGCATCGCCTCTCCTAAAGATTCCATTCTCCCGTGCCCCCTTCTGCTCGATGATAAAGTTATTAATGTAACCTGAACTAACCATTATGCTAGCTTTTACCCTTAAGCTCTCTAGCCAGCTCTAGCATTTTCTCCAGCTCTTCAGGCGTAACTTGCTGAGCAGGCCCGCTGTCCTTTACAACAGACATTGCAGGCTTGCGCCTTCCTGCAGAGCTACTACTGCGTCCTTGCGCTCCAGAACCATTCCCTCCAGCTCGAGCTGGCTCTTCTCCACGTCGCTTGCGCTCCAGCGTGGCATTCAGCTTGTCCTGTTCACGAATATACATAACTGCCTTGTCTAACGTATCTATTCCCTTAGCAAGCATGTTAGACGCTATAGAGTCAACAAATGGTTTGGTCAAGCGCTGTGTATGACCCAATGAGAACACATAGTGAATGAGGACATTAATAACGGGCTCCGGAAGCTTATAATTCAAATCAATCCGTTCAAAGATACGTACAAAGGCATCTGGAACTGCCCCTGGAAAATACCTCTCAAGCATTCGCGTATAAGGCTCCCGACGCAGCATCTCATTATAGCGATCTATTGAAACATCTGACTGGAAGCGCTCCGGTATTGCTAGCTGCATCGCGCTTGATGTTACATTACTCGTATCTGCTGGGGCTGATCTTTCCTCCCCGCGGGCGAGGAAGCGCTCCCGCTCCTCTTCCCGCTTGCGATCTTGACGATAAATAAGATTAGCGCGGTTCTGAAGCTCGTCCCATAGCAATAAGCCATCCTGATGAAAAATCCCATCCTCATCAAGCAAACGGCAAATTTCCGGTACTTCTAAATTAAATTTATATGCTAAATAATTCAACTGAGCCATAGATTCCGGTGCACGATTGAGACGCTCCACAAATCCACGATTGGCAGATCCGCGTGGAAACCGAAGCAGCATCTCCGTATGACGAATCCGTTCCTGTGGCTTAAATGAAGGCGTACGTTCCTTCGCCGTAGCGCTCTCCGCCCAACCCATTTCCAGCTCAGGGTCCATTGCTGCCGCTCCGATTTTGAACATTTCGTAGAAGGGCACTGTTGCCTCCTCCCGATTGACGAAACGGGCCAGCTCTGGAGGTAGCTGTCTGGTAAAGCTTTCTTTGAGCTCTAATAGAGCAGTCTTTCCAATCTTGTCCCTAAGTAGCAGAGTCAAATGAAAATTAGAAAAGAACTCTTCCGAGTTAAGAGGACGCTGAAGAACATATTCGTATAACAACTCTTCTGTTAATGGATTATGATTGCGAAATACTTGAAGCAATCCTACTGCTTCCAGCTTTGATGAGGCCTCAACCGCGATTTGGCGCCCGGTAGCGTTCAGCTCCAACCCAAGCCCAAGGAGTAGCTTGCGTTGCGGCTCAATTGTTGAATAGCCGGCACTCTCTTCCGCACATTGATGATAGAGAAGCTGATAGAATGCAGCTGAAACCGCCCCTACCATTGGCTGGTAAAGGGCTACCCATACTTTGCGATCTAATGCACTTAGCGCAAAGTCGCGATTTGTAAAATAACGGTGATTTTCCGTAAACTCCATAATATTCGACACGTGCATAGCCCGATCGACAACTCTTTTCGCTTAAAGAATGATTGTTCTATTGTAGCATAAAATCACCCTTACGCAGAAATGTAAATAAAAGTGAATAACCAAGTGAACACTTCTGAAAGACAAAGAAAAAGGCGTCACTTAAAAGTGACACCCAAGTAGTAGTCTAATACATCTCTCAAAATCATAAATAACTCGCCATTCGTTAAGGCTTTATTATTTTTAATACCATTAACGATTGACTTGCCTATCCACCCACGTTCAACAAGCTCATTTAATGCCTCATCCTCAGTTGTATCCAAACTAGTAATAAGAGCAAAAAAATACGCAGCACGATCTAATGACACAGTCGAGGAAACCGCTAAATCTTTGTCCCAGCCGTAATCCATATTCGCGAATTGCTCCGGGTACATTTTATGCAAACGCTGAGCAGTGGCTAGAAGAATCTTTTCTTTGGCGGGCTCATCTAGCTTCCATCCTTCGTTCAGATAGCCCCCAGATGTAATAAATAAGCTAACAGCTGTAAGTAATCCATTATAATACTTATGTTTCGTATAAGATGGCTTTGCAAAATCTACCATCTTCAGATTCATGCCTTGCTTAGTAAGCCTCTTGCGGAGTTCTACAATATCATTCCATGATTTAGAAAGCTGACGGAAGCTAAGATTTCTTTCTTTAGCGAGCTTCACCGCAGCACCTGCGGCTTCTCCTGTTGCCATCCCAAGTGGAATCACTCGAGCACTACCATGCGCTAATGTATCAAAGCTTGCGGATCTGCCCACAACAAGTAAGCCATCTA
This portion of the Cohnella abietis genome encodes:
- a CDS encoding sulfate ABC transporter substrate-binding protein, with amino-acid sequence MKTFKNLRVILIMTLLVAVLSACGSKSNSNNESSSNSGASPSANESGKVPDPIELLNVSYDPTRELYEEFNKSFALYWKEKTGGKITIKQSHGGSGKQARSVIDGLPADVVTLALGYDIDAIAEKGQLKADWQKSFEQNSTPYTSTIVFLVRKGNPKGIKDWGDLIKEGTQVITPNPKTSGGARWNYLAAWGYATKTLGYDEPQTLDFIKKLFNNVPVLDTGARGSTATFVEKGIGDVLLAWENEAYLAIKEFGDKFEIVTPSISILAEPPVAIVDKNVDKKGTRAAAEEYLKYLYTEQGQEIAAKNFYRPRLQSVVDKYKDQFAELNLLTIDDDFGGWKEAQAKHFSDGGTFDQIYKPGS
- a CDS encoding ATP-binding protein, translating into MESLGEAMRRMPPIGGLGNAERIADQVLNDPLVLKLRSRYPELDEAVLRTNLNRLYQMTTEYRNCKACPGLALCPNDMQGHSTGINCVQMNGRWQLNDYKTACSKWTANEQQQQIRRRMTSFYVDEAILGEQYDEEEIIRLDANRALAVNQLQNYVRTTINQGLQKQGLYLQGDFGTGKTYLAGYLLQKLAKEGYSSVIVYMPEFVEDAKALMFEPQKLKETITLMKDADLLVFDDIGAENLTPWVRDHVLGAILNHRMNRKPTFYTSNHELDDLERHFSFTHKEGEELHKGQRLMDRVRPFVDIVHVRGRNHRGS
- a CDS encoding DnaD domain protein — translated: MEFTENHRYFTNRDFALSALDRKVWVALYQPMVGAVSAAFYQLLYHQCAEESAGYSTIEPQRKLLLGLGLELNATGRQIAVEASSKLEAVGLLQVFRNHNPLTEELLYEYVLQRPLNSEEFFSNFHLTLLLRDKIGKTALLELKESFTRQLPPELARFVNREEATVPFYEMFKIGAAAMDPELEMGWAESATAKERTPSFKPQERIRHTEMLLRFPRGSANRGFVERLNRAPESMAQLNYLAYKFNLEVPEICRLLDEDGIFHQDGLLLWDELQNRANLIYRQDRKREEERERFLARGEERSAPADTSNVTSSAMQLAIPERFQSDVSIDRYNEMLRREPYTRMLERYFPGAVPDAFVRIFERIDLNYKLPEPVINVLIHYVFSLGHTQRLTKPFVDSIASNMLAKGIDTLDKAVMYIREQDKLNATLERKRRGEEPARAGGNGSGAQGRSSSSAGRRKPAMSVVKDSGPAQQVTPEELEKMLELARELKGKS